From the genome of Solidesulfovibrio carbinolicus, one region includes:
- a CDS encoding MFS transporter, protein MQDHTAQAGHVPTPRPALAMIGVNLMVFMATLDMSIVNVALPTLTESLATDFATIQWVILSYVLVIASLLLLVSRLGDMYDKKRIFAAGLVLFIAASLCCGLAPSVSWLIGFRAMQGIGAAMSQALGMAIVTQIAPPSGRGRALGFIGATVAMGLMLGPPLGGVLIGLLGWRELFLLNIPLGLLALFAVVRFMPALPPQRRGERFDLPGAAIACLTLACYCLGMTFMQRHGPTDAAALILLAASALGLAVFIKVERQSPAPMLDLSLFANPLISLPLAMATLVFVTGASGFIMPFFLQAGQGYSVTQVGLLLMILPASMAVTAPVSGSLADRYGARGMSLLGLVVLTGGCLALGTLTELTPWWGYLLRTMPVGLGIGIFQAPNNTTIMGQMPPHRLGVGSGLANYARVFGQSTGLPLVATIFSGIVHATGSIADHADFASAPPAALAAGIAGVFHALAGLLCVAIAMAVWAWKIEDRRKMKGK, encoded by the coding sequence ATGCAAGACCATACCGCCCAAGCCGGCCATGTCCCGACCCCGCGCCCGGCCCTGGCCATGATCGGGGTCAATCTCATGGTGTTCATGGCGACGCTGGACATGAGCATCGTCAACGTGGCCCTGCCCACCCTGACCGAAAGTCTGGCCACGGACTTCGCCACCATCCAGTGGGTCATCTTAAGCTACGTGCTGGTCATCGCCAGCCTGCTGCTCCTGGTGTCCCGCCTGGGCGACATGTACGACAAGAAGCGGATATTTGCCGCCGGGCTCGTGCTTTTCATCGCGGCCTCGCTATGCTGCGGCCTGGCCCCGTCGGTGTCCTGGCTCATCGGCTTTCGGGCCATGCAGGGCATCGGCGCGGCCATGAGCCAGGCGCTGGGCATGGCCATCGTCACCCAGATCGCTCCGCCATCCGGCCGTGGCCGGGCGCTGGGCTTTATCGGCGCCACCGTGGCCATGGGCCTTATGCTCGGCCCGCCCCTGGGCGGCGTGCTTATTGGCCTGCTGGGCTGGCGCGAGCTTTTTCTGCTCAACATCCCCTTGGGGCTGCTGGCCCTTTTCGCCGTCGTCCGCTTCATGCCGGCCCTGCCGCCCCAGCGACGGGGCGAACGCTTCGACCTGCCCGGCGCGGCCATCGCCTGCCTGACCCTGGCCTGCTACTGCCTGGGCATGACCTTCATGCAGCGCCACGGCCCCACCGACGCCGCGGCCTTGATCCTCCTGGCCGCCAGCGCCCTGGGGCTGGCCGTCTTCATCAAGGTGGAGCGTCAAAGCCCGGCCCCCATGCTCGACCTGAGCCTTTTCGCCAACCCGCTCATTTCCCTGCCCCTGGCCATGGCCACCCTGGTCTTCGTCACCGGAGCCAGCGGCTTTATCATGCCGTTTTTCCTGCAAGCCGGCCAAGGTTACAGCGTCACGCAAGTTGGGCTTTTACTCATGATCCTGCCGGCTTCCATGGCCGTGACCGCTCCGGTGTCCGGCAGCCTGGCCGACCGCTACGGCGCGCGGGGCATGAGCCTGCTGGGGCTGGTGGTCCTGACCGGCGGCTGTCTGGCCCTGGGGACGCTCACCGAACTTACGCCGTGGTGGGGCTATCTGCTGCGCACCATGCCGGTGGGGCTTGGCATAGGCATCTTCCAGGCCCCCAACAACACGACCATCATGGGGCAGATGCCGCCGCATCGCCTGGGCGTCGGCTCGGGGCTGGCCAACTACGCCCGGGTGTTCGGCCAATCCACCGGCCTGCCGCTGGTGGCCACGATTTTCTCCGGCATCGTCCACGCCACCGGCTCCATCGCTGATCATGCCGACTTCGCCAGCGCTCCGCCGGCCGCCCTGGCCGCTGGTATCGCCGGGGTGTTCCATGCCCTGGCCGGGCTGCTCTGCGTGGCCATCGCCATGGCCGTATGGGCCTGGAAGATTGAAGACAGGCGTAAGATGAAGGGAAAATAA
- a CDS encoding double zinc ribbon domain-containing protein yields MSDPRTPWTCPKCQAENDPDFTHCRLCGEKHPEGGDVEVACASCGTKHPGGTCCPLCGSKEFLQL; encoded by the coding sequence ATGTCCGACCCACGCACCCCGTGGACCTGCCCCAAGTGTCAGGCCGAAAACGATCCGGATTTCACCCATTGCCGGCTGTGCGGCGAAAAGCATCCCGAAGGCGGGGATGTGGAAGTGGCCTGCGCTTCCTGCGGCACGAAACATCCGGGCGGAACCTGCTGTCCGCTGTGCGGCAGCAAGGAATTTCTGCAACTCTGA
- a CDS encoding cation:proton antiporter has translation MPHDIDLIVTLAAGLVAALALGLLAKRLSLSPIVGYLVAGYCIGPFSPGFVADGSIANQFAELGVILLMFGVGLHFHLKDLVAVRGVAVPGAVAQIAASAVLGTVVTHALGWSWTAGAVFGTAISVASTVVLTRVLADNKALHTPTGHIAVGWLIVEDLFTIVVLVLLPTLYGPGAGDAGLGRTLAVAGGKLFALVAVAAVAGRYLLPRFFGHIARTGARELFTLAVLASALGLAVGAAVFFGASMALGAFLAGMIVGQSEFGARAASDAMPMRDAFAVLFFVSVGMLLDPAALVTQWPLALATLGIVLVGKPLAALIVVLALGRPLVVALSVSAALAQIGEFSFILATLATSLGILPKEAGTALVAASVVSIILNPWLYQGVAPLAARLTRGRGRTVRLTAEDAAEAAGGSLSAIVVGYGPVGSTLCRILADNGIEPVVVEMNIDTVRALAASGKRVVHGDAASREILLHAGVETAASLFITASDLPAREIVEAALELRPEIRIVSRTGYLREAQALRQEGAKAVFSGEGEVALAMSTYLLRELGASAEQIDRERDRVRRELFEPAGQTPETAPA, from the coding sequence ATGCCGCACGACATTGACCTGATCGTGACCCTGGCCGCCGGTCTGGTGGCCGCCCTGGCCCTGGGGCTTTTGGCCAAGCGCCTGTCGCTGTCGCCCATCGTCGGCTACCTCGTGGCCGGCTATTGCATCGGTCCGTTTTCCCCGGGATTTGTGGCCGACGGCTCCATCGCCAACCAGTTCGCCGAACTCGGCGTCATCCTGCTCATGTTCGGGGTGGGACTGCATTTCCATTTGAAAGACCTCGTGGCCGTGCGCGGCGTGGCCGTGCCCGGGGCCGTGGCCCAGATCGCGGCCTCGGCGGTCCTGGGGACGGTGGTCACCCACGCCCTGGGCTGGTCCTGGACGGCCGGGGCGGTCTTCGGCACGGCCATCTCCGTGGCCAGCACGGTGGTGCTGACCCGCGTCTTGGCCGACAACAAGGCCCTGCACACCCCCACCGGGCACATTGCCGTGGGCTGGCTCATTGTCGAGGATCTGTTCACCATCGTGGTGTTGGTGCTTTTGCCCACGCTTTACGGCCCGGGAGCGGGCGATGCCGGCCTGGGCCGGACCCTGGCCGTGGCCGGCGGCAAGCTTTTCGCCCTGGTCGCCGTGGCGGCCGTGGCCGGCCGCTACCTGCTGCCGCGCTTTTTCGGACACATCGCCCGCACGGGGGCGCGCGAGCTGTTCACCCTGGCTGTCTTGGCCTCGGCCCTGGGACTGGCTGTCGGCGCGGCGGTCTTTTTCGGGGCGTCCATGGCCCTGGGGGCCTTTTTGGCCGGCATGATCGTGGGGCAGTCGGAATTCGGGGCCAGGGCGGCCTCGGACGCCATGCCCATGCGCGACGCCTTTGCGGTGCTCTTTTTCGTGTCCGTGGGCATGTTGCTCGACCCGGCCGCGTTGGTGACCCAGTGGCCACTGGCTTTGGCGACCTTGGGCATCGTGCTTGTGGGCAAGCCGCTAGCCGCCCTCATCGTGGTGCTGGCCTTGGGCCGGCCCCTGGTGGTGGCCTTGTCGGTCTCGGCGGCCCTGGCCCAGATCGGCGAATTTTCGTTTATCCTGGCCACGCTGGCCACCAGCCTGGGCATCCTGCCCAAGGAGGCGGGCACGGCTTTAGTGGCCGCCTCGGTGGTGTCCATCATCCTCAACCCCTGGCTGTATCAGGGCGTAGCCCCCCTGGCCGCGCGCCTGACCCGGGGACGGGGCCGGACAGTACGGCTCACGGCCGAGGACGCGGCCGAGGCGGCCGGCGGCAGTTTGTCCGCCATCGTGGTCGGCTATGGGCCGGTGGGCAGCACGCTGTGCCGCATTCTGGCCGATAACGGCATAGAGCCGGTGGTAGTGGAGATGAACATCGACACCGTGCGCGCCCTGGCCGCGTCCGGCAAGCGGGTGGTGCACGGCGACGCTGCCAGCCGGGAGATATTGCTCCATGCCGGCGTCGAGACGGCGGCCAGCCTTTTCATCACGGCTTCGGACCTGCCGGCGCGGGAGATCGTGGAGGCCGCCCTGGAACTGCGGCCGGAGATACGCATCGTCAGTCGGACCGGCTACCTGCGCGAAGCCCAGGCGCTGCGCCAGGAAGGGGCGAAGGCGGTTTTTTCCGGCGAGGGCGAGGTGGCGCTGGCCATGTCCACGTATCTCCTGCGTGAACTGGGCGCCAGCGCCGAGCAGATCGACCGCGAACGCGACCGGGTGCGGCGGGAATTGTTCGAGCCAGCCGGCCAGACGCCCGAAACAGCCCCGGCCTGA
- a CDS encoding pyridoxal phosphate-dependent aminotransferase — protein MTSLSHRFSQRAKNIKISATKLMPMLASEVGGCASLGQGVPSFATPPHVAEAVCRALADQPSAGKYSLQPGMPELRRAVADLLAAEKRLIADPDREIAITVGGMEALLCAVLCLCERGDEVIVPEPFYPSHVEQVLLAEAQPVLVPLRRQDWSLDAEAVAAAVTERTRAIIINSPHNPTGAVFAKDDLLAVAEVALTHGLTIICDDTYDALAYDEPAFSLASLPELRDNLVAVGSFSKRFALTGWRVGFAFAPEPIMGQMLKVHDCTAICAPTPSQIAALASLTGPQAVYAGFIDALRERRARIMARLDAMEGLTYNAPAGAFYIMARYPVPGAPMDVATRLIREARVITIPGDSFGPGGEGSLRLSYGAEPAEIDTACDRLAEWFARQ, from the coding sequence GTGACAAGTCTTTCCCACCGTTTCAGCCAGCGCGCCAAGAACATCAAGATTTCCGCCACCAAGCTCATGCCCATGCTGGCCAGTGAAGTCGGCGGCTGCGCCTCCCTGGGCCAGGGCGTGCCGTCGTTCGCCACTCCGCCCCATGTGGCCGAGGCCGTCTGCCGGGCCTTGGCCGACCAGCCCTCGGCCGGCAAGTACTCGCTCCAGCCCGGCATGCCCGAGCTGCGCCGGGCCGTGGCCGATCTGCTGGCCGCCGAAAAACGCCTCATCGCCGACCCGGACCGGGAGATCGCCATCACCGTGGGCGGCATGGAGGCGCTGTTGTGCGCCGTTTTGTGCCTGTGCGAGCGCGGCGACGAAGTCATCGTGCCCGAGCCGTTCTATCCCTCCCACGTGGAACAGGTGCTCCTGGCCGAAGCCCAGCCCGTCCTTGTGCCCCTGCGCCGCCAGGACTGGAGCCTGGACGCCGAGGCCGTGGCCGCCGCCGTCACCGAGCGCACCCGGGCGATTATCATCAATTCGCCCCACAACCCCACGGGCGCGGTTTTTGCCAAAGACGATCTGCTGGCCGTGGCCGAGGTCGCCTTGACCCACGGACTGACCATCATCTGCGATGACACCTACGACGCCCTGGCCTACGACGAGCCGGCCTTTTCCCTGGCCAGCCTGCCGGAGCTGCGCGACAACCTCGTGGCCGTGGGCAGCTTTTCCAAGCGCTTCGCCCTGACCGGCTGGCGCGTGGGCTTTGCCTTTGCCCCGGAACCGATCATGGGGCAGATGCTCAAGGTCCACGACTGCACGGCCATCTGCGCCCCCACCCCTTCCCAGATCGCCGCCCTGGCCTCGCTGACCGGCCCCCAGGCGGTCTACGCCGGCTTCATCGACGCCCTGCGGGAGCGCCGGGCGCGCATCATGGCCCGCCTGGACGCCATGGAAGGCCTTACTTACAACGCGCCGGCCGGAGCCTTTTACATCATGGCCCGCTATCCGGTCCCGGGCGCGCCCATGGACGTGGCCACGCGGCTGATCCGCGAAGCCAGGGTCATCACCATTCCCGGCGACAGCTTCGGCCCGGGCGGCGAGGGGAGCTTGCGCCTGTCCTACGGCGCCGAGCCGGCCGAGATCGACACCGCCTGCGACCGCCTGGCCGAATGGTTCGCCCGGCAATAG
- a CDS encoding class I SAM-dependent methyltransferase, whose product MAHDENDPQDQPRASDDGRPVAYSDGSEAWLLRFFRDHQVNEYELYPKDAPWAVRYHLSPRRKTLLSWLDFGPTGRILELGAGCGALTAHLVSLPHAVTAVEGAPQRAAVIKARLPDAANLEVVTANAVGLPYNGCFDVVTLIGVLEYAGAFVDGPEPYHKLLTEARRYLAPGGCLVLAIENRMGHKYLAGLPEDHTGRPYDGLNGYPGNPGVRTFDRPTLAAMLARAGFAATRWHYPSPDYKMPDSVLSERALGLPGFAALPLLELPTADPGGRAAPAFAERAFMRSALAGGVAGHFMNSFLVLAAPSPDAPLLAANASTLAVAVNADSCPPHFQTMTRFVDDGAGGVTVTRRNLHGLPPAVFAAGRQSVKPSEPYRLGYASYLELALDAVEDGDPVGAGRLVAEWMELAASRARPAMPGAAEAFAAFCRDHLGRELYPAAMAGPWLPGSLLDAHPGNVLRHPATGDVRFIDLEWQLTCPMPLQLLLDRGVNLVGQKLAAHARQPGEAGPAVLPPAMDRLLARHPLSRGSDPDSLARFTHWLFAAVTSGALDHRLPTAG is encoded by the coding sequence GTGGCCCACGACGAAAATGACCCCCAGGACCAGCCAAGGGCTTCGGATGACGGGCGGCCCGTGGCCTACAGCGACGGTTCGGAAGCCTGGCTGCTGCGTTTTTTTCGCGACCACCAGGTCAACGAATACGAGCTCTACCCCAAGGACGCGCCCTGGGCCGTGCGCTACCATCTCTCGCCACGCCGCAAGACCCTGCTCTCCTGGCTGGATTTCGGCCCCACCGGCCGCATCCTGGAACTCGGCGCCGGCTGCGGCGCGCTGACCGCCCATCTGGTCAGCCTCCCCCACGCCGTCACCGCCGTGGAGGGCGCGCCGCAGCGGGCCGCCGTCATCAAGGCGCGCCTGCCGGACGCCGCCAATCTGGAAGTGGTCACGGCCAACGCCGTGGGCTTGCCCTATAACGGCTGTTTCGATGTGGTCACGCTCATCGGCGTCCTGGAATACGCCGGGGCCTTCGTGGACGGCCCGGAACCCTACCACAAGCTTCTGACCGAGGCCCGGCGCTATCTCGCCCCGGGCGGCTGCCTGGTGCTGGCCATTGAAAACCGCATGGGCCACAAGTATCTGGCCGGCCTGCCCGAGGACCACACCGGCCGGCCCTACGACGGCTTAAACGGCTACCCCGGCAACCCGGGCGTGCGCACCTTCGACCGGCCAACCCTGGCCGCCATGCTGGCCCGGGCCGGGTTTGCCGCCACACGCTGGCACTACCCGTCCCCGGACTACAAGATGCCCGACAGCGTCCTGTCCGAGCGGGCGCTTGGCCTGCCCGGCTTTGCCGCCCTGCCCCTGCTGGAGCTGCCCACGGCCGATCCCGGCGGCCGGGCCGCACCGGCTTTCGCCGAACGGGCCTTTATGCGCTCGGCCCTGGCCGGGGGCGTGGCCGGCCATTTCATGAATTCCTTTCTCGTCCTGGCCGCACCCAGCCCCGACGCGCCCCTGCTGGCCGCCAACGCGTCCACCCTGGCCGTGGCCGTCAACGCCGACTCCTGCCCGCCGCATTTCCAGACCATGACGCGGTTCGTTGACGACGGCGCGGGCGGCGTCACCGTCACCCGGCGAAACCTCCACGGCCTGCCGCCGGCCGTCTTTGCCGCCGGCCGCCAGAGCGTCAAGCCGTCCGAGCCGTATCGCCTGGGCTACGCCAGCTATCTGGAACTGGCCCTTGACGCCGTGGAAGACGGCGACCCGGTCGGGGCCGGCCGGCTGGTCGCCGAGTGGATGGAGCTGGCCGCCTCCCGGGCCAGGCCGGCCATGCCCGGGGCGGCCGAGGCCTTTGCCGCCTTTTGCCGCGACCATCTGGGCCGGGAGCTTTACCCTGCCGCCATGGCCGGACCGTGGCTGCCCGGCAGCCTGCTCGACGCCCATCCCGGCAACGTCCTGCGCCATCCGGCCACCGGCGACGTGCGCTTTATTGACCTCGAATGGCAGCTCACCTGCCCCATGCCGCTCCAACTGCTCCTGGACCGGGGCGTCAATCTCGTCGGGCAAAAGCTCGCCGCCCATGCCCGGCAACCGGGCGAGGCGGGGCCGGCCGTACTGCCGCCGGCCATGGACCGACTGCTCGCCCGCCATCCCCTCTCCCGGGGCAGCGACCCGGACAGCCTGGCCCGCTTCACCCACTGGCTCTTTGCCGCCGTCACGAGCGGCGCCCTCGACCATCGCCTGCCCACCGCCGGATAA
- a CDS encoding chemotaxis protein yields the protein MSNTNILLESGTNELEIVEFYLEEPTPSGKTYTGYYGVNVAKVLEIIRLPKVTEMPQTPHPCVLGTFNLRDKVVPLVDLSLWLGKDRSHNASDKVVVTEFNRVVSAFRVSGVTRIHRLSWEQIEPPSIQVQTYSGNSVTGVVQLDTRVVFILDMEKIVADLNPELALKELDEVVFVERQKELPDKDMIFKALIADDSTTIRRMIGTSLEKAGFEVTRTINGRIAWDQLVDWKDAAAKEDRPITDFCHILVSDIEMPAMDGHSLTRKVKEDPVLKRLPVILFSSLITDSLRHKGEAVGADDQVSKPEMLQLAEKARALAWERLAHGE from the coding sequence ATGAGCAATACCAACATCCTCCTGGAATCCGGCACCAACGAACTCGAAATCGTTGAATTTTATCTGGAGGAACCCACCCCTTCCGGCAAGACCTACACCGGTTATTACGGGGTCAACGTGGCCAAGGTGCTGGAGATCATCCGCCTCCCCAAAGTCACGGAGATGCCGCAAACGCCCCATCCCTGCGTGCTGGGCACCTTCAATCTGCGCGACAAGGTCGTGCCGCTGGTGGACCTCAGCCTGTGGCTCGGCAAGGACCGCTCCCACAACGCCTCGGACAAGGTGGTGGTCACGGAGTTTAACCGGGTGGTCAGCGCCTTTCGTGTCTCCGGCGTCACCCGCATCCATCGCCTCAGCTGGGAACAGATCGAACCCCCAAGCATCCAGGTGCAGACCTATTCCGGCAACTCGGTCACCGGCGTGGTCCAGCTCGACACGCGCGTGGTTTTCATCCTCGACATGGAAAAGATCGTGGCCGATCTCAACCCGGAGCTGGCCCTCAAGGAACTCGACGAGGTCGTCTTCGTCGAGCGGCAGAAGGAACTGCCGGACAAGGACATGATCTTCAAGGCGCTTATCGCCGACGATTCCACCACCATCCGCCGCATGATCGGCACGTCGCTGGAAAAAGCCGGTTTCGAGGTCACCCGCACCATCAACGGCCGCATCGCCTGGGACCAGCTCGTTGACTGGAAGGATGCCGCCGCCAAGGAAGACCGGCCCATCACCGATTTTTGCCATATCCTCGTGTCCGACATCGAAATGCCGGCCATGGACGGCCATAGCCTCACCCGCAAGGTCAAGGAGGACCCTGTCCTCAAACGCCTGCCGGTGATCCTTTTTTCCTCGCTCATCACCGACAGCCTGCGCCACAAAGGCGAAGCCGTCGGGGCCGACGATCAGGTGTCCAAGCCCGAAATGCTCCAGCTCGCCGAAAAAGCCCGCGCCCTGGCCTGGGAACGCCTGGCCCACGGCGAATAG
- a CDS encoding glutaredoxin family protein, with product MPRIVFPALGRFAAACLVLAVLVAAVPARAAGPTVELYVTSWCPYCTKAKAYFDGKGIAYTVYDIDKDATANMRFKRYGGRGVPLVMINGRAVSGYSVAEFEKALAAPPLAPASAPSHPKIAVPQ from the coding sequence ATGCCCCGCATTGTTTTCCCGGCCCTCGGCCGATTTGCCGCCGCCTGCCTCGTCCTGGCCGTCCTTGTGGCCGCCGTGCCGGCCCGCGCCGCCGGGCCAACCGTTGAACTCTACGTCACGAGCTGGTGCCCCTACTGCACCAAGGCCAAGGCCTATTTCGACGGCAAGGGCATTGCCTACACGGTTTACGACATCGACAAGGACGCCACCGCCAACATGCGCTTCAAGCGGTACGGCGGCCGCGGCGTGCCCCTGGTCATGATCAACGGCCGGGCCGTTTCCGGTTATTCCGTGGCCGAATTCGAAAAGGCCCTGGCCGCGCCGCCCCTGGCTCCGGCCTCGGCTCCGTCCCATCCCAAGATCGCCGTGCCGCAGTAA
- a CDS encoding MarR family winged helix-turn-helix transcriptional regulator — protein sequence MHDAPPSSEAELAAGQAKRLQEAVESLFACCQTRIALQSERFDLPPAAMRALIALGETRYLAPGELGRRLGVTKSRVTALTADLTRRGLIERRPDPADARVTLLSLTPAGKRVREEVREFLAGLFAAMLGQVDPAQREALLASLDMLRRCMDVVRADITG from the coding sequence ATGCACGACGCGCCGCCCTCTTCCGAGGCTGAACTCGCCGCCGGCCAGGCCAAGCGCCTGCAAGAGGCGGTGGAGAGCCTTTTTGCCTGCTGCCAGACCCGCATCGCCCTGCAAAGCGAGCGATTCGATCTGCCACCGGCCGCCATGCGGGCGCTCATTGCCCTGGGCGAAACCCGCTATCTGGCCCCCGGCGAACTCGGCCGCCGTCTTGGCGTCACCAAAAGCCGCGTCACGGCGCTCACCGCCGACCTGACCCGCCGGGGCCTCATCGAACGCCGCCCCGACCCGGCCGACGCCCGGGTGACGCTTTTAAGCCTCACCCCGGCCGGCAAGCGCGTGCGCGAGGAGGTCCGGGAATTCCTGGCCGGCCTGTTCGCCGCCATGCTCGGCCAGGTGGACCCGGCCCAGCGCGAAGCCCTGCTCGCCTCCCTGGACATGCTGCGCCGCTGCATGGACGTCGTGCGCGCCGACATCACCGGCTAA
- a CDS encoding metal-dependent hydrolase, translated as MPGYKTHIVGAAAVTGGALAATSWLGVYRPGFETMVCLGLFSVLGGLFPDVDTDSKGRRIFYGAALVVDAFLIFREQYRYAAVLGFCALLPAIGSHRGWTHSWWAALLIPSSVLLAPMLLLGLPWKPFLPYYAATVLGYFSHLLLDRKF; from the coding sequence ATGCCGGGATACAAGACGCATATCGTGGGCGCGGCGGCGGTGACAGGCGGGGCGCTGGCCGCCACGTCGTGGCTGGGGGTCTATCGGCCGGGGTTCGAGACCATGGTCTGCCTGGGACTTTTTTCCGTGCTGGGCGGGCTATTCCCGGACGTGGACACCGATTCCAAGGGACGGCGCATTTTTTACGGCGCGGCCCTGGTGGTGGACGCCTTTCTCATCTTCCGGGAGCAGTACCGCTATGCGGCGGTGCTGGGGTTTTGCGCCCTGCTGCCGGCCATCGGCTCCCACCGGGGCTGGACCCATTCGTGGTGGGCGGCCCTGCTCATCCCGAGTTCGGTCTTGCTCGCGCCCATGCTGCTTTTAGGCCTGCCGTGGAAGCCCTTCCTGCCGTATTACGCGGCCACGGTGCTGGGCTATTTCTCCCATCTGCTGCTGGACCGCAAATTCTAG
- a CDS encoding substrate-binding periplasmic protein gives MLAPALTPAAGQAQKPLSLLVFDRPPYYQLQHGQPAGGFLLTTALTVFAQAGIPVSVREMPPGRVVAMLREGPSRACAVGWYKTAEREAFARFSKPLYRNQPTTVAVRATLPVPETCSPFLADLLAAGWRWGLREGFSYGAEYDHLLAAYPATKRFADTAHMVELLAKDRLDAMLVEPEELAWILAAKPALRKHIRIVRLADSPLGGRRHIMCGLGVSPGEMARLDAAIESFRATPQYQGLVDGLHLTP, from the coding sequence ATGCTGGCTCCAGCCCTGACGCCAGCGGCGGGACAGGCCCAGAAGCCGTTGTCGCTGCTCGTTTTTGATCGCCCTCCCTATTACCAGCTGCAGCATGGACAGCCTGCGGGCGGGTTCCTGCTCACCACGGCCCTGACCGTCTTTGCCCAGGCCGGCATTCCCGTGTCGGTGCGGGAGATGCCGCCGGGCCGCGTCGTGGCCATGCTGCGGGAAGGCCCAAGCCGGGCCTGCGCCGTGGGTTGGTACAAGACCGCGGAGCGCGAGGCCTTTGCCCGCTTCAGCAAGCCCCTTTACCGCAACCAGCCCACGACCGTGGCCGTGCGCGCCACGTTGCCCGTGCCCGAGACCTGCAGCCCCTTTTTGGCAGATCTGCTCGCCGCGGGCTGGCGCTGGGGCCTGCGAGAAGGCTTTTCCTACGGCGCGGAATACGATCATCTCCTGGCCGCGTATCCGGCGACCAAGCGTTTTGCCGACACGGCCCATATGGTCGAACTGCTGGCCAAGGACCGGCTGGACGCCATGCTGGTCGAACCCGAGGAACTGGCCTGGATATTGGCCGCCAAACCCGCCTTGCGTAAGCATATCCGGATCGTGCGGCTGGCCGATTCACCCCTGGGCGGACGACGCCACATCATGTGCGGCCTGGGTGTTAGCCCCGGGGAAATGGCCCGCCTTGATGCCGCCATTGAAAGTTTTCGCGCCACGCCGCAGTACCAGGGCCTTGTCGATGGCCTGCATCTGACGCCATAG